In a genomic window of Chrysemys picta bellii isolate R12L10 chromosome 1, ASM1138683v2, whole genome shotgun sequence:
- the LOC135983814 gene encoding histone acetyltransferase p300-like, translating into MEGLPWPQANGQRPEQSLQGPSPRNPQNPNTLRVNAGVEVPRPSLPPESVFPLGMNFDNPVMGEMAAVANLGPLPRAPQSSSTGRNNQWQESVSLAQREHVVQRIVQMIYPNPDPAVLGDERTERLMSFARRVEGESYDQANSREEYHHLLTEKIHEIHRHIQEVQENRLLGQQGLGVLPAPQQQGPGMGQL; encoded by the exons ATGGAGGGATTACCTTGGCCTCAAGCAAATGGTCAGCGGCCAGAACAATCTCTCCAGGGGCCATCTCCCAGGAATCCACAAA ATCCCAACACTCTGAGAGTGAATGCAGGTGTAGAGGTTCCACGTCCCAGTCTCCCTCCTGAATCTGTGTTTCCTTTGGGTATGAACTTTGACAA CCCAGTGATGGGTGAAATGGCAGCTGTTGCCAACCTAGGTCCTTTGCCAAGAGCACCACAATCCTCCAGCACTGGCAGGAATAACCAGTGGCAAGAATCAGTGAGTCTGGCACAGCGTGAGCATGTTGTACAGAGGAT AGTCCAAATGATTTATCCCAATCCTGATCCTGCCGTATTAGGAGATGAGCGCACGGAGAGGCTGATGTCATTTGCtcggagagtggaaggggagtcatATGACCAAGCAAACAGCAGG GAGGAATACCACCATCTGCTAACTGAGAAGATCCATGAAATCCACAGACACATACAGGAAGTACAAGAGAACAGGCTGCTGGGGCAGCAAGGACTTGGTGTACTGCCAGCTCCACAGCAGCAAGGACCTGGCATGGGTCAGCTGTAA